Within Fusarium keratoplasticum isolate Fu6.1 chromosome 8, whole genome shotgun sequence, the genomic segment GTAAGGCGAGGTAGGGATTAATGATGGTGAGCCAAGGATTATTGATATACGAGCGCAAATCAGATCCATGGACGATGTCTTGGCTTCTAGACGAGTGAAGGGTGTGTCGTGTTTGGCATTGTCTAGACGAGAGAAGGAGATTTGTCAGTTTGAAGCCTGCTCTTGTCCGCAGTGAACAACCTCACGCCGCCAATAAAAGCCTTCAAAAGGGCTCAAACGTGTCCTCAGCAAAGAAAAACAAGCATCGCAATCCGCGTCACCTCAAATCTCGGATCGTCAAGGCGAGACGAAACGCCAAGAGGATCAAGGGTGGTGTGGGCTGATCGTTTAGCCTCGGTTCCGCATCTGATTTGTCGACGTTTTGTGGGAGTGTCAAAGCTTGCTCGGTCTTTTCGGTTCTCTCGCGTTGCTCGGGATCAGATGCAGgggttctttttttttttaccccCGGATAAAATGCTGCGGCAGGTTGGTCTTGAACATTGTTACGTGGGGGTTTCCTTGTGGTTTGTCTAAAAGCTGGCGGGCGTCCATATGGATTCTTCCTCGTTACTCCTGAAATTAAAAATCAGATCCTGAGTGCGTCTAGGATTGGGATgatttccatcatcaactacAGTCACGATGATCCATGTTAGACAGGAGGGGTCTTTAATGACGAAAATTTTTTTCAAAAATGTGAAGCTATGGAGATGAAGTACAGAATGGATAATGACGAATGATCAGTGGCCATTGGCCTGCGAACCACTGCTTAATCGTCGAGTACAACAGCCCTGGGTGTTCAGCCCTCCTTGGTCAAAACATCACCACCTTCGGCGTAGGCGTCGACGCGGTAGTCAGCGAATTCACGAGCCTTGACGCCGTGAGCAAACAGAATATCAAGTTCTTCAAACGTCTTATCCTTAGTCTCTGGAAGACGGAAAAAAGTCCATACAAAGAAGACAAAGGCGCACCCAgcccagaagaagccagTTTTGCCACGCCAGTCACCGGCAGTTGGGTTCAGCATGTATGGGTTGATGACATTGCAAATGATCTGAGCGACATAGTAGACAATACGGCTGAGGCAGATGCTCTTGTTCCGGAGGCGGGTCGAGGAAACTTCAGAGATGATGGCGTAGCAGACAGGACCGACAGTTAAATAATAAACGCCGAGCCATAAAAGCATCATGCTAGCCTGAGCGTAGTTGCCACCTTCCGAGTTACTAGCCCCGACGCTGATGAAGCCGACAGCTAGTAAGATGGCAGTTAGGAGACCGAGCCCCCAGAGGTACAGGGTCCGGCGGCCAAAGGGGTGAAGCAACCACCAAGAGACAATGGTGCCCACAGAAGCAATTCCAAGTCCACCCACGGACATGCGGAATGAGATTGACTCGGGAAGGCCGGCCTGGACGAAGAAATATGTAGGAGTGCCGCCCATGGCCGAGCCGCAGAAGGGCTGAGCAGCGAATGCCATGCAGGCGATCTCAGTTCGGCGGAGGTCAACCCCGCGGAAGCAATCGATATAGGAGGTGCCTTGGTCGATAGACTTCTCAATCTCGTTGGTGTGGATCATCATGGCGACGGTTTGCTTGGCGTTGGCGCCTTTGGACGTAGAACCAAGGCGAGTGACAGACTTTTCGGCCTCGTCATAGTTTCCGGTGCGGACAAAGTACCAGGGAGATTCAGGGGCAAACCAGAGCACGATGAAAAGGGGAACAGGCCAAGCCCACTGGATGGCGAATGGAACGCGGTAAGACCATTGGCCTTCCCTGTCAGAGAACCCAGCCTGCACGCCGGCCGAgacgagctggccaagggcCCAGCAGAGGTTCACATAGACAGTGAGGTAGCCACGTAGGACCATGGGGCAGACCTCGGATGCGTAGGCCGGGGCCATGGTGGCAAAAACTCCCCAGGGAATCCCGCAGAGGAATTGCCCGACCAGTAGAACGGGGAGGctgggggagaagaaggagatgaagacACAGCCGCAGATGGTGACGAgcgaggcgaggaggaccttGCGGTAACCAAACTTGTGAGTGAAGAAGCCGTTGGCAAAGGCGCCGATGATGGTTCCCACGCTAACGGCATTGCTGAGGCCGTTTTGCCAGGAGGCGGTGATCTGGTACGTGTCGGTCTTGGGAATGTACTCTCCGTAGTGCTCTCTGAAGGAGGGCTgggcgaagaaggaggagatcaGGACGATGTCGTATCCttccatgatgatggaggtcGATAGCAGGACAGACCACATGACGGCCAGAGGGTATCGCCGAATAGCTTCGAGAAAGGTGAGTCTGTGCTCTTCCTCGGCTGCCTGCTTAGCGATGGCCAggtccttgatgccgtgATAGTCGTGAGGGTGGTCATCTTGGCTGACCCTGGTCACCTTGTCATCGTTGATAGCCATGGTGGAGCGAATACGCGGGACGCCTGTGGTAGCTGGTGGTCAATATCTGCGAACTatggggatggtgatgacagAAACAATCCACATGAAGGGAGAAAGGATTGTATTTAAGCGGTGGGCATGAATGTCAGGGGTGAAGCATCTCGTGCAATTGGTCCTCAGCGTTTACTCTCCTCTGGGTAAGGCTCGTGGACCATCCAGCCGGATCACCCCACAACCCCAGTTCTCCGCGCATTAGACATTGCGGGGATGAGAGTCAAATGGAATGTGTTAATGGTTCATGCCATGCCATTCTCATTTGGCCTGTTTACCCGGCTCACCATGTCGAGGCCGGTCGTATGGTCCCCCACCGGAGCGACCTCTCTCCACCGGAGGTTGATGGCGGGTCTCCGGCGGGGGCCCCGCACAACACGGCAGGTACTATCGCTGTGCAATGATGATTGCCCAGTgtgaagaaagaaaagagtaTTAGGCTGATAGCAACTCTGATTTCTTCATGCCTAATTAAGGAAACAATTTATTAAAACTATTAACTTGCTAAAAAAGCTATTCTTCAACGGCGACGTTATGTCTTGAGTTTCCCCGGATTGGCTGGATGTTGCCAATGGCCAAGCAGCCAGTTCAGTTCCCTCTGGGGAAAGTGCGACCCCACCAATGACTGCCGGGTTGGCTTCCCCGCGGTCATGGTGCAGGTGCACCGCTCACGCGATTCTAGCCGACCTCATCTCGACAACCACCAACGTAGTCTTATCACACCCACTGATACAAACATACGTTTTCCTCATGGTAAGGCTGCTCTCGTACCTCTCTACCTCCGATTATTGCGATCCCATGCCTCCCGTCTTCTGATTGCTATGCAACCTCGTGGGTCGAcgtccatctcggccgcgCAACGCAATGGCCGAGGCTCAGATCAAGTGCGACATCTGCAATTGCACCTTTGCGCGCCAGGAACACTTGACGCGCCATACTCGCAGCCACACCCGTGAGAAGCCCTACCGATGCCTTCAGTGCAGCAAGTCCTTCTCTCGTCTAGACGTTCTCCAACGCCACATCTCATCCCACCAGCAGACCGCTTCCGACTTGGCTGGCGCCTCTGCTAGAGCCTGTCGTGAGTGTGCTATCAGCCGGGTCCGGTGCTCTAAAGGGTCACCCTGTAGGCGATGTCACGCGAAGAACCTCGAGTGCACCTATCCCGTACAACGAAAACGCAAGGCTTCCGCACACCACCGTGATGCCCCAAGCCCCGACGCGATTGACCTCGGAAATTCGGCACCGCAGCTGAGAGTACCCAGACTCAGCGGAGAACATGATGCTGAGAACTCGACCATGGGCCCGAGTGTGCCTCTGATTGACCAAGTCATCTGGACACCGACTATCAACCTGACGAGTAGCGCGAGCTTTCCACAGGAGCCACCTGGCGCGGCCTTTCGTTCAGTCGACGCCAACAACTTTTCCCTGAGCCAAGGATTGCCCGAACCTGTGCTAGGCATGTCTGCACTAAACTGGCTATCACCTCAGTATCAAGAGGTGCCAGAGTGGGATAGTCAGCTTATCGCAACATCTGGCAACGGCATGGCATTGGGTGACTTCGAATTTGCCCTGGGTCTCTCCCGAGCCGCTCTTTCTCCAGACACTCCATCGCAGGGGCACTCTAGTCAAATACAGCGACCCCCTGTCGAACACGGTCCTTGGATTTTGCTCGAGCAACAAGACGGGGAACCTGTAGCCATGGACAACCCCCGCTCAGTGTCTGCTAAAAGTCCGACGTCTTCAAGAGATTCAAGGGCGACCGAGGGAAGATTTTATGTCGATGGCGCGGCCGCGAGGGCTCCATTCAGGGGCTGCCTGATCGAGGCACATGCAACAACGGACATATCTCCTTCTGATAGAAGTACAGGCAACCCCAACCATACATCCACTCCTCTCTCCGCAAGCTTCGAGGCTGAACGTATGCCAACAATCGGGGAGGATCTGGTTCTTGAATCTGTCTACGACGACTTGATACTACAAGTGCAGTCAACCTCTCATATTCAAGCTCTCAACCTTGCGCCGACGACAATCCCTCCGTTGCCTCACATTCGGCGTTTCGTCAAGCTTTACTTTGAAAAATTTCACCCCTCCTACCCATTTGTTCAGAAGAGCAGGTTTGCTCGAAATCCCAGACGCCCATTACCACAGCCAGATGGCTGGGTTCTGCTTCTCGCCGTCTCAGCTGTCGGTGCCTGGTACTGCCCGGAGACTCGAAGCCTTGGGTGGCGGGACGCAATGCTCCAAATGGTAAATGCACATATGGAATACTGCATTTCCTCCCCCCCTCAAGATGACCATGAGCTTCTTTGGCAACCATCAGGACAGACGTTTACCCCTGTTCGCTTCGGCCTGTCAACTCTTCAAGCTAGTATCCTCAATCTCATCTGGATGGTTCAAAGCGGCAGGAAAAATCTGATACACCGCGCCATGGCTGATCGACATCACATCGTGGAGCAGTGCAAGGCAATGCACCTTTTATCTATGCGAGAGCCCGACTTTAAAATTGACACTTCTCCCTCGGAACTTCTAGTAGAGCTATGGTCAGACTTCCAGGCTAAAATTCGCACAGGAATGATGACGTGGGTTAGTATTTGGACAGACAGTGATGATTTCTCAACGCTGCTGACGGACGCGTAGCTTCTAGACTGTATTTTCGTCTTCGAATTCAACTGCCAGCCCCTCGTGCACCTTGCGGATGTCTCGTCGCCTTTGCCGTGCACTGAAGACCTCTGGGAAGCCCCGACTTTGGAGGAGATTAACAGTAAGAACAAACCTGGTCAGGGTCATCCAAGTCACTATAGTACCAAGCATGCTGACACCATTCACCTCAGCTCCAATGCCCGAATCAATCGAAATCCTGTACATGGAGAAGCGATTACCGCCACATCTCGGCGAGTTCGGCTACCTGCTACTCATCTACGCGATACTCGGGAGGACGAGTGAGGCCATGACTCAGTACCAGACTCGACTGTCGAACTGGGTACCCAATGCCAGAATCGAGTCCCGTTCAACTCTTCAGTCTGTTGCCGAAACATGGCCACCAGCgctgcccatcatgtcgaaATGGAGAAACAGCGCCTGCGACTGCCTCGATATCCTGCACTGGTACGCAAATGGAACTGTGGCAAGGGCAGGTGGACTGGAACATCCAACTATTTTGCACCTCCATCTCtcgcggctgctgctgctgacgcCAATCAAGCACATGCAATACGTGGCTGCGTTGTCTGATGTGGGAAGCTCCAGTGGAAGctttgacaagatcaagtaTAAGGAAGCGTGTGGTCATCTACGCAAATGGGTTATTGCCGATCAGTTCAAGGCGAGGCTCGCACTCGTCCACGCCGGGGCTGTTCTGTGGTATGTCCGTCGATATAGCGTCAACGACTTCCTGGAGCCTTTCGCGGTTTATGCGGCCACCCTGTGTATCTGGGTGTATAGCGTGTCCACAGTGTCCACAGTGCACCAGCAAGAGCCCATGGCTCGGCCATCAAATGAAGCCCCGGACTCGGGCGAAAGAGTGGACAGCATGTCAACAGCCGGTGTCGAGTCAGATGAGGAGCCGGAACTATACTTTATCTACCTCGATCGACCCTGCGACGACGAAATGGTGCAGACATATGTAAGGCTGGGGCACAAGATGTCAGCAAACTTGCTTCGAGTAGGAAACATCTGCAATGTTGGAGCACCTCGAAAGATTCTACAGGAGgggctgcggctgctgtcTGGCAAAGGCAGACGAATGTCAAGACTAGCACAAGGTCCAGCAAACCGGTGGGGTATAAGCAACTCGTTCGGCGCGATTCTGGAATCTCTAATCCAGGCCACACCTGTAGAATGCGCCTCATcaggagagagaaggaaggaTATGGGACATGGTTTGAATGAGTCTATCTATGGATGAGCAAACTCCCCTGTTTCTCCAAAGTCCAAGAAAGCCTTTGAAGCTGCCTTGATAGCGTACCTGTGTACTCAGGGGCTGGGGTTTCCCCTATCCCGTGTTATCCTGTCATTGTCCCACCAAATGGCCACTACCTCGTAAATACTGGCATCTCATCTAGTGGGCAAGCAACTTTGGCAACTTGGCCTCCAGTATAGGTCTTGCCGCCGTTCAAGTGAGTCCACTTGGATTCGTCTTCCAAGGGCGGAAGGTAAACCTCGAGAGTGCGGGCGCCAGCCTCCAGCACTGGGCAGACGAGGTATCTGTCCCCGTACATGTACTGAGTTGGCGTCTCCCACGACCTCTTATCCCCCGGAAACTCGTAAAACAGTGGCCTCATGATGGGGCTTCCTTTCTCGTGGGCCTCCCTCATCAGCCGTCTTGTATAGTCCCGCAAGCTCTCGCGAACCTGGATATACTTGCGACAAATATTATAGACCTCGGGCCCATACGACCACACCTCGTTGGCTGCGCCGCTGCAGCAGGTGGCGCCGCCTGTGGTGCCTTGCTGAGGCTGTCGCGGCTCCCGATCGCCATGGAGCCTCATGACGGGACAGAAGGCGCCCCATTGGAACCATCGCACAAAGAGCTCGCGGAACTTGGGGTCGTCCGGGTCACCCCCGTGGAAGCCCCCAATGTCGGTCGTCCACCAGGGTATGCCGGCGATGGCCATGCTGAGACCGGCTGCCAGCTGGTTTCTGAAGCTAGCCCATGATGAGGCGATGTCACCGCTCCAGACCAGGGCGCCGTACCTCTGGCTGCCGGCCCAGGCGCAACGGGCCAGGTTGACAATGTCGGCTTGGCCTTCACTCTGTTGTCCCTCGTAGAAAGCTTTGGCATACTCTACGGGATAGACATTGCCGATGGTTGAGTTGGATCCAAGGAAGTACCGGTAGTTATCAAAGTCGTAGGCCGTGTACTCAGGCTCGGCCTCGTCTAGCCAAAAGGTCTTGATGCCCTTTGAGAAGTAGTTCCTCCTAATGACCGACCACAGCCACTCTCGTGCCCTTGGATTTGTCACGTCGATATGAATCGTCTCGCCCTCGAAATCGAGGCCGGTGCGCACACCGCGGTCCGTACGGATGAGATACCCGTGCTCAAGCATATGGTGATAGTTCTCTGACTTCTTGTCGACCGTTGGCCATATCGAGACCATTAGCTCAACACCCatgtccttgagctcttTAACCATGGCATCTATTAACGATCAGCCTGATTCCTCTGCTCTGCCTCTACGCACTGAAGGGCGATGCAATGTACCAAGGAGACAACTTACCAGGATCAGGCCAGTATGTAGGGTCAAACTTCCACTCTCCTTGCTTAGGCCAGTGGAAGAAATCGATAACGATGAGATCGAGGGGTATATTGCGCGCCTTGTGCTGCCGTGCAACTTCGAGCAGCTCTTGCTGGGATTGATAACGAAGTTTGCATTGCCAGAATCCCAACCCGTACTCAGGCATCATTGGAACCTTGCCCGTCACACCAGCGTAACTCTCGACGATCTCGGCTGGCGAGTCCCCAAACACGACCCAGTAGTCTAGGGCCTTTGTTGAGTAGGCCTCGAACGTAGTAATGTTCTTTCCAAACACGGCACGCCCGATGGAAGGGTTATTCCACAGGATGCCGTATCCGAGCGACGAGAGGGCGAACGGGACGCTGGCCTGCGAGTTGCGATGGGCCAGCTCAAGGTCCTGGCCCTTGAGGTCGAGCCAGGGCTGCTGATACTGTCCCATACCAAAGATCTTCTCGTCCGGATCGGGGCTCTCCCACCGCATGGTGAGGCGGAAGTTGTCGGTGCTGGGGATGCCCTTGAACTCGCGCGCCTCAACCTCAATGGCGCTGCACTTGGGGTCGAGCAGATCGCGTCTGTTCCGGACGTACTCCTCAATCGACACAGTGCCGCGGGAGTTGCCGAGGACGAGCTTGCCCAGGCTTGAGATGTGAACCTTGGCCTTTccgttggtgatgacggcaGCGTCGTCCGAGATGTGAATCTCGGGCTCgacgggctgggctgggagGAGGGCCCAGTTCTCTGTCGGCATCATGCTAGACTTTGTGGACCGCACGCGGAAGGCGTTGGGGCCCCAGGGCTGCACCCAGAGCTCTTCGGCGTCATATCTGAAGACGAGGGTGTTTTCTTGACGAAGAAGCATGGTTTCTTTGATAGGTTACTTTGAGGGTAATGGCAGAAACGTTGGTTCATGCATCAGCTTCTCTCAACCAACTTATGACAGCGCCAGCTTTTAGCCAGAGAGAGGTTGTCCAGGATGTTTTGGCGTTCCCTTATCTCCGCCGCCGGGGCTGAGATGCCGTCATTCATGTCTTGGGCGCCCACCGGAGGAGATGCGATACCCACCCCCACCGGAGTTGTTGGTCTCAGTCCCGGGGCAGAGATACGACTCCAACAGGGGTGGCTCATGCAACTCTGTTTGAACTTTACCCTTTAATTGGAGGGCCCGAGTCAGGGCTGCACTGTAGCAGCAAGGACGGCCCAGGATTTCTTCAATATCACCTGTCTCCCCGCTCTCCACCGGAGGCACGAGAAAAAGCTCATGGTGCCCAAAGCTTGGCGAGATCTGGGCAAGGTGAGTTTTCCCCGTGGGGTATCATGCAATGAGTGGTCTTGGCATCGAGAGAGAGTTGTTTGATGTTAGTGAATTGAACGTACTGGGCTTTTACAATGTAAATTTGTACAAGATGCCATCGCACGTCTGTTGCATTTTCACGTCTTTGCCTGGACAGCCTCCCTGGACAGGCTTAAAGGCAAATTGTCGCGTAATAGATTTGAATTTCAAGGGCATAGTCGACATGGGGGCTTCTTGGATATTCTATTGAAAGCAGGCCTTGCTTTAATGATCAATCCAGGACTATTATAGATGAAGATGCAAAATTTGACAAGAATGTCTACATGGGTTCATAGCAACCCCCTCTCCCGGCagttcttctttcccttcaaGAACTCGCACGCCCAAGGGGTAGCATTGCTAGAGCGGTGTGCAAGTCCGCCTATAAAGAGAAGGGCCTGCAAAGTCGAGTTGCAGAGAAGAGCCAAGCCCCCACAAGCTGCAGGCAAGATTCTGCGCACCTGCATCAAGAGCTGGGAAGGCCGTTCCAtctcaccaagaagaacaatTTACGCCATCGGTGTCAATTACAACTGAACGAGTGCAATCACACCAACGAGGGTTATCAGACGGGCCATCCCAAAGTAGGGTCGTAACGCGGTACCAAGATTGGGCTCATcagttgtcgtcgtcgttgtgAGGGATCCTGTTGTGGTGGTTGCATCTGCAAACTTGCGTGAGTACATTCCTACCAACACATGGTGTTAAGTCGCCGATAACTAACCTTGATCGCCTGAATGAGTTGATGTCCGCAAGAGGTTCATTGTGCTGGTCCCCCTGCCGCAACCCAGGAAGGGAGTCCACGTTGTTACATCAAGGTCCTGATAGATCCTGTGCGTAACGCATTCCACATCACTGCAGAAATCATCAGTACCAAAGCAGAGTGACCGAAATCCCGAGATGCCGTACCATAGAACTTCGCCACCGTCGATTCCTAACGCTGTTCTGCCCGAGCATCGAGTATACACATCGTCGCGTCCGCATCCGCCAAAGCTGCTGATGGTTGTAAAAGGTTCATCGATGCACGACACCCAGTCTGAGAAACCTTAGTAGCCAGAAATTCATGAGGGAACATTGCGACTAACAGTAGTTTCCCCTGGTCCCGTTCTTGCCCATCCCGACGTAGTATTCATCTCTCGGAACCTGAGTTGTAGCGAGAGCGTAGTATGACGTGCTGATTCGTGTCGAACTCGCGTCTCGTTCCGCCAAATTCGCGGGTGGCAGAGTAAGGGCTGGGCCTGGGCTTGCGCGGACGGTGGTAGTGAGCGCCAGGAGCTGCGCggcgaagaaggagagactgTGCATCGTGGTTTATCGTGTAGCGGCGAGCAAGATTGAGAGAGGAATCAGTACGACGATGCTCGACTCGCGAGAGGGAATTATCGAGGTTTAAGTATTTGAAGGGTTCAaaggtcgaggttgaaaaCAAAGGAAAACGAATGCCTTGATGTCTTGGCAGGAGTCGGTATCCCGATTGTGGCGGACTATTCAAGACATGACTGGCTTATTCCAACACAGCTGAATGGACCCTGCATGGAAATGATGTAGGCCAAGCCAATAGTCTCTAGAAGTCTTTTGCCTTCGACTTTCAGCCTTGTCTGTCTCACAAGCGCAGAAACACCATGAAAATGATATTGAGTGACGTTGTAGAGTGGTGACTGCCTggcggtggtgatgctgtAGGGACGCGGCGCTGTCAAACAAAAGAGTCAGTCATTTTCCTGCCCTGATGGATtgggcttgcttgctttATGTAGTATCTTAATATATGAAAAAAAGCCATGAGTCGCAATGATAACCCCTAACAGAACGAGGTGGCGGACAGAGCAAGTTGCTATGCATGTCTCACAGAGCCAATAACCCAAACGGCGGTGGGCATGTTTGAGAACTGGCCTCTCACCCCATGACTCTAAAAGATGGAATTTTGATGATTGCGACAGttctctcctcatcctcaaagagAGCAACGGTCATCAGGGCAAAGAACTCAATTTTCAACATAATGGTGGCACAGAGCACTGCTGCAAATGATCACATTGCAAAGGAAAGTGAGTCGGCTACCACATGGCCAGAAGACTTGCCTGTGGGCCGCTTAGGAAATAATGAGAAAATAATCACTTAGCTATTAGGCACATGGTGCCAGAATggttctctctctctctctctctctctctttcatTTTTCTGCCTTACTCTTTGTGACATGCACGTTTCAAGGTGGTCATGAGTCGGTTCCTTTAACTAGACACTGGTTGAACCGATGCTCATGTTCTCATCAGGGCTCAAATTGTTTGCAGCATAAAtaaatgaaaaaaaaaaaagactgGTTGTACTGATTGGAAAACATCGTTCCTGAGATGATGCAAGACCAAAGCGCGAGGCGCGCTGATGCGTGGACGGGGCAACCAGGAGAACCTCACACGGAGATGGCAATGAATAGGTCGTCAATCGTCGCCGATTGCATGGCCTTGAAGCCTCACTGTAGCAAAAATGGATCTCCATTTCGGCACGGAAACGGGATAATCATCTTTTTCGCGATTACCCCTATTTATATGCCATCTGTGCCTCTGTTCTTACCCTGTACGCGCGTCGCGTCGCCTTCGGGCTGCAGCTGTCGCTCGCGTACGGCGGCATAGTTCTGACTGGCTGTCGTAACTTTTGATTGGTCGTCTTACATGATACAGCCTCGAAAAACCTTGTGGCAATCGGCAACTTTCTTGTGTGTCGTCATCCGGGTAAGCGGCTCTTTACGGGCCAAGAATCACAAGCACAACTGGTTGAGTTTGGGCGTGGATGGCGACCGAGCAGAGGGAGTGGTCAGCTACCCGGAAGTCACAGAGACACGGTGGCGGTGAGGAAAGGGGGGACACGCGAGGACTGGCACTGTTTTGTTTCACCCACCTGGGGGGTTGACTTTCGAGGGCTGTCGcggcttggagatgaaggaggtgaGGACAAGGGTCGTCAAGGGTCGTGGTGATCCTTGGAGCGCCAAGAGATGGACATCTGCGGAGACGCAAGATTGGGAAACCCGCACGCAGTGACTCTTGTCTCACCCCGCTTGCGATGTGACGAGTTTGTTTTCTCATGCAGCTGTGCGTGGTGCGTGTTGGTGCGTGCTGGTGCTCACAGCTGTCTAGCAGATGAGAGATGCTCCAGTCAACCATAGCCACCCCCTCTTTCGAAAACAGGATTTCTCGACCGCCTTCTCACGTTTGTATGAGGCATTTCAGATCTGGAGGCTCTCGCCCCGGAGGGTGTTGTCTCTTCGAGCTAGAGGATGGAGCAGCCAATGACGGAGCCCAATTACGCCGAGCACTGCCACTGCCGAATTTGGCAGCTTCGGTTACACACGCTatgatgatgccaagacGGCTGCACCCACGTTAATGTGAATACCTTATTCTACGAGATGTCACCTTGATCAGGGGTAGGGTCTTGAAGAAAAGGACAGTGCTCAAAGATGATATTCCTTCTCTAAACGGTCTTTATTCTCAAATGGCCTTTACTTACTGTCAAGAGGTGTTTACTGCATCCATCACCTTCACATGCCACGCTGCAAAAGTCCCTCCCCCGCTCAGGTCGCACCAACGGATGAGCTTGACCAAACCTCGTAAGAGGCGTCAAACCCTTTCCCCCCCATAAGAAAAATTTCTCAGGGTGATATTATGAGATAATTACATGTTAACCGAGCGCGACGGGCACGTGGAGTATACAGTACATGGCCCAGATTCGGCATCCCGAGccacagccaaggtcaaAGAGATATCAGAAACGCGGACGCCCACATCTGGTTAGACATGGCCGAGTCGTCATTTCCCACACCCAGCGCCCGTCAGAAGGGTCTAGACGAGGGCTGGGACTTGACCATGTACATTATTAGGTCCCTTGTAGTGGCTAGTCCTGTGAGACTGGTTGGGACCATCACCCACACGATCATCTTGCTGTTGGTGCGTGTACCGCTCGTGTATAGCATCACCGACCTCTACTCACCATTTCATAACGGTTTCCACTCACCCATTGTAAAAATATGTATGAGGGATTTTCGCTATGCGCTGCATCGTAATGCGTATTTGAGGCAGGgaggcctcctcgagaaAGTGAGGAATTTTGAAAGAGTGTACCTATATCTCGCTGTCAATCCATACTGCAATCCTTCTCACTTTACCATTACCGACCGTGTCTCTTACCCCTTGTTGTCTCTGCCaccctcctctttcttctcccctGCTTCTCCTGCAGATACAGCGCCCGTCAAGATGCCAGATCCCGACATCCAGACCACAAAGGAGGTCGATCTCGAGGCCGCACAGAACCCGAGAATCACCTTCCAGGATGGTAACCGTCACGGTCGTGGCCGAGACGGTGCACCTGATGAGCAGGATGCACCTCTTGGTCTGACTCGTACCCtttctcgtcgtcgttccCGCTC encodes:
- a CDS encoding MFS domain-containing protein, translated to MAINDDKVTRVSQDDHPHDYHGIKDLAIAKQAAEEEHRLTFLEAIRRYPLAVMWSVLLSTSIIMEGYDIVLISSFFAQPSFREHYGEYIPKTDTYQITASWQNGLSNAVSVGTIIGAFANGFFTHKFGYRKVLLASLVTICGCVFISFFSPSLPVLLVGQFLCGIPWGVFATMAPAYASEVCPMVLRGYLTVYVNLCWALGQLVSAGVQAGFSDREGQWSYRVPFAIQWAWPVPLFIVLWFAPESPWYFVRTGNYDEAEKSVTRLGSTSKGANAKQTVAMMIHTNEIEKSIDQGTSYIDCFRGVDLRRTEIACMAFAAQPFCGSAMGGTPTYFFVQAGLPESISFRMSVGGLGIASVGTIVSWWLLHPFGRRTLYLWGLGLLTAILLAVGFISVGASNSEGGNYAQASMMLLWLGVYYLTVGPVCYAIISEVSSTRLRNKSICLSRIVYYVAQIICNVINPYMLNPTAGDWRGKTGFFWAGCAFVFFVWTFFRLPETKDKTFEELDILFAHGVKAREFADYRVDAYAEGGDVLTKEG